Proteins from one Dysgonomonas sp. HDW5A genomic window:
- the sufD gene encoding Fe-S cluster assembly protein SufD: MIETQYIDLFTKHRNLIDEKSTKVLNEARDKAFEIFKTLGLPNRSLEDYQYSDVAKEFMPDYGFNLSRLAIQNNPYNEYKCNVPELATNLFFLMNDTFHKEHQPKTDFPKGVFIGSLKDFSEQHADICSKYYGKVAQLENNAIAAFNTMFAQDGFVIYIPDNAIIEQPLQLINILTAKVDFLVNRRLLIIAGKNTQVKLLACDHTVDNHKFLATQVTEIFAEENAHIEFYELEENSNQVTRLASTYVQQEKSSTVLVNNITLNCGFTRNNYHVKLNGEQAEATVAGIVIADKVQHVDNFAFLDHAKPHCQSTQLFKYVLQEHAVGSFCGRILVEKDAQKTMAYQTNNNLCASPDARMYSKPQLEIYADDVKCSHGLTTGQLDEDALFYLRARGIAKEDAKLLLMQAFTADVLKLIHIDALRERLEELVEKRFRGEEARCGDCSICK, translated from the coding sequence ATGATAGAAACTCAATATATAGACTTATTCACCAAGCATAGAAACTTGATCGACGAAAAATCGACAAAGGTTCTAAACGAGGCGAGAGATAAGGCTTTTGAAATTTTCAAGACTTTGGGATTGCCCAATCGTAGTCTCGAAGATTATCAATACTCGGATGTAGCGAAAGAATTTATGCCCGACTATGGATTTAACTTGAGCAGATTAGCTATTCAAAACAATCCATACAACGAATATAAATGCAACGTTCCCGAATTGGCTACGAATTTATTCTTTTTAATGAACGATACATTCCACAAAGAACATCAGCCAAAAACTGATTTCCCTAAAGGTGTATTCATCGGTAGTTTGAAAGATTTTTCGGAGCAACATGCAGATATCTGCTCTAAATATTACGGCAAAGTAGCTCAGTTAGAAAACAATGCGATAGCTGCTTTCAATACAATGTTTGCTCAGGATGGATTTGTAATCTATATTCCCGACAATGCAATTATCGAACAACCTTTACAGTTAATCAATATACTGACAGCTAAGGTTGATTTTTTAGTAAACAGACGCTTACTGATTATTGCAGGCAAAAACACTCAGGTAAAATTATTGGCTTGCGATCACACGGTTGACAATCATAAATTTCTGGCAACTCAGGTAACTGAAATTTTTGCAGAAGAAAATGCACATATCGAGTTCTACGAATTAGAAGAAAATTCTAATCAAGTAACCCGATTGGCTTCGACTTACGTTCAACAAGAAAAATCGTCAACTGTATTAGTCAATAATATAACCCTCAACTGTGGTTTTACAAGAAATAACTATCATGTAAAATTAAACGGAGAGCAAGCCGAAGCTACGGTTGCCGGTATTGTTATTGCAGACAAAGTACAACATGTGGACAACTTTGCATTTTTAGATCATGCAAAACCTCATTGCCAAAGTACACAGTTATTTAAATATGTATTGCAAGAGCATGCCGTAGGTTCTTTCTGCGGACGTATCTTAGTAGAAAAGGATGCTCAAAAAACAATGGCGTATCAAACGAATAACAACCTTTGTGCTTCACCTGATGCACGAATGTATTCGAAACCTCAACTTGAGATCTATGCCGATGATGTAAAATGTTCGCATGGTTTAACTACCGGACAACTTGACGAAGATGCTCTTTTTTACCTGCGTGCAAGAGGTATCGCTAAAGAAGATGCTAAATTGTTGCTTATGCAGGCATTTACGGCCGATGTGCTTAAATTAATTCATATTGACGCACTAAGAGAGCGTCTCGAAGAATTAGTTGAAAAACGCTTTCGCGGTGAAGAAGCCAGATGCGGAGATTGCTCCATTTGCAAATAA
- a CDS encoding aminotransferase class V-fold PLP-dependent enzyme, with product MTLDINKIRADFPILDTQVYGKQLIYLDNGATTQKPKCVIDKISEVYSSVNANIHRGVHHLSQEATELTENTRKKVQQFINAKHSHEVIFTKGTTESINLVASSFCREFCKEGDEIIVSAMEHHSNIVPWQIQESITGVKLKVIPINEKGELILEELEKLITPKTRLISVMHVSNVLGTINPIEKVIEIAHNKNIPVLIDAAQSIQHIEIDVQKLDCDLLVFSGHKIYGPTGTGILYGKEELLNKMPPYQGGGEMIGSVSFKKTTFNELPFKFEAGTPNYVDFIALGTALDYVNSIGLSNIRVYEDELLAYCTSELMKIDGMRIFGTSEHKSSAVSFLVNNIHHYDMGMLLDRMGIAVRTGHHCAQPLMEELGIEGTVRASFAFYNTKEEIDQLVTGIKRVVQMFG from the coding sequence ATGACCTTAGATATAAATAAAATACGTGCTGATTTCCCGATACTTGACACCCAAGTATACGGGAAACAGCTTATTTATCTGGATAATGGAGCCACTACTCAGAAACCTAAATGCGTAATCGATAAGATTTCTGAAGTATATTCCTCAGTAAATGCAAATATTCACAGAGGAGTACACCATTTGAGCCAAGAAGCCACCGAACTGACTGAAAATACCCGTAAAAAAGTACAACAGTTTATAAACGCTAAACACTCTCACGAAGTAATATTTACTAAAGGCACTACCGAAAGTATAAATCTGGTAGCCTCTAGTTTTTGTCGCGAGTTTTGTAAAGAAGGCGATGAAATTATTGTTTCGGCAATGGAACATCATTCCAACATTGTGCCTTGGCAAATACAGGAAAGTATTACAGGTGTAAAGCTAAAAGTAATCCCTATCAACGAAAAAGGAGAGCTTATTCTTGAGGAGCTTGAAAAACTCATCACTCCCAAAACACGTTTGATTTCGGTAATGCATGTCTCCAATGTACTTGGAACAATCAATCCGATTGAAAAAGTTATTGAGATAGCACACAATAAAAACATTCCTGTTTTGATAGATGCTGCACAATCGATACAGCATATCGAAATAGATGTACAAAAGTTAGATTGTGATCTATTAGTTTTCTCAGGTCATAAAATATACGGACCAACCGGAACCGGTATTTTATATGGGAAAGAAGAGCTTCTAAATAAAATGCCTCCTTATCAGGGAGGGGGAGAAATGATCGGGTCGGTTTCCTTCAAGAAGACTACTTTTAACGAACTTCCTTTCAAATTTGAAGCAGGTACACCTAATTATGTAGACTTTATCGCTTTAGGAACTGCATTGGATTATGTAAACTCTATCGGATTATCAAATATCAGAGTTTATGAAGATGAACTTCTGGCATATTGTACCTCTGAGTTAATGAAAATAGATGGCATGCGTATTTTTGGAACATCCGAACATAAAAGCAGTGCTGTATCATTTCTTGTTAACAACATTCACCACTACGATATGGGTATGTTACTCGATAGAATGGGTATTGCCGTACGTACAGGTCACCATTGTGCCCAACCGCTTATGGAAGAATTGGGAATAGAAGGAACAGTAAGAGCTTCATTTGCTTTTTATAATACAAAAGAAGAAATCGATCAACTTGTAACAGGTATAAAACGAGTTGTTCAAATGTTTGGATAA
- a CDS encoding endonuclease/exonuclease/phosphatase family protein, which translates to MKKYLLICLVLLSLSAVAQQKKEVYPIAFYNVENLFDTKRDLNIEDEDFTPSGRNNWTEDKYNKKLNNLAYVINLLGKETVPTGAVIIGIAEVENRKVIEDLIKTGDLAKRKFQIVHQDSPDARGIDVGLIYDPSVFKVTSYKTYPFTLPGTNDIKTRDILVVSGLLGGQPLNVLVNHWPSRRGDNSSPLRERAAAICKHISDSIYNANPKAGIVIMGDMNDDPKDKSTRIVLNAKKNQEDVQKGGLYNTMWKIHDSGIGTLCYKDQWNLFDQIIISQSLLKKGDNKLNFEKAEVFNKDFLFQQSGKFKGYPLRTFSGNTFLNGYSDHFPTLIYLTFQK; encoded by the coding sequence ATGAAGAAATACTTATTAATTTGTTTAGTCCTATTATCTTTAAGTGCTGTTGCTCAACAGAAAAAAGAAGTATACCCTATTGCTTTCTATAATGTAGAGAACCTATTCGACACAAAAAGAGACCTGAATATTGAAGATGAAGACTTCACCCCTTCGGGACGTAATAACTGGACAGAGGATAAATACAATAAGAAGCTCAATAACTTAGCATACGTAATCAATCTACTTGGTAAAGAAACTGTACCGACAGGAGCAGTTATTATAGGCATTGCCGAAGTTGAAAACCGTAAAGTAATAGAAGACCTCATCAAGACAGGCGACTTAGCCAAACGTAAATTTCAGATTGTACACCAAGATTCTCCCGATGCCAGAGGTATAGATGTGGGGCTTATTTATGATCCTTCGGTCTTCAAGGTCACATCGTATAAAACATATCCGTTTACACTACCCGGAACTAATGACATAAAAACGCGTGATATTTTAGTTGTCAGCGGACTATTAGGAGGGCAACCACTCAACGTTCTGGTTAATCACTGGCCTTCGCGTCGTGGGGATAACTCTTCGCCCTTAAGAGAGCGTGCAGCTGCTATATGTAAGCATATAAGCGATTCTATTTACAATGCAAATCCTAAAGCCGGTATTGTAATTATGGGCGATATGAACGATGATCCCAAAGATAAAAGTACACGCATTGTGTTAAATGCAAAGAAGAACCAGGAAGATGTACAAAAAGGTGGGTTATACAATACCATGTGGAAAATTCACGATAGCGGCATTGGCACTTTATGCTACAAAGATCAATGGAATTTATTTGATCAGATTATAATTTCTCAAAGCCTTCTAAAGAAAGGTGATAACAAACTAAATTTTGAGAAAGCAGAAGTTTTCAATAAAGACTTTCTCTTCCAACAATCGGGTAAATTTAAAGGATATCCACTCCGTACATTTTCGGGAAATACATTTTTGAATGGGTACAGCGACCACTTCCCTACCCTTATCTACCTGACATTCCAAAAATAA
- a CDS encoding nucleoside permease, which yields MSSSLNLKYRLIIMSFLQFFVWGSWLITVANYWFQTQNWEADKFGAIFSTMGIASLFMPALAGIIADKWIDSEKLYSALHLLSGISLFWLASVDNPDTFFYVILVAMIFYMPTIALSNSVAYSSLKKYDMDVVSNFPPIRVFGTIGFIAAMWIVNLTGNKSSENQFYIAAVASIILALYSLTLPKCPPLAREKGDTSLSKAFGFEAFKLFKNKQMAIFLIFSMFLGAALQLTNAYGDVFLDDFKKIPEFANSQIVRYSTIIMSISQISETLFILAIPFFLKRFGIKNVMLISMAAWVLRFGLFAYGDPGAHVWMIILSCIVYGMAFDFFNISGSLYVETTTTPAIRSAAQGLFMMMTNGIGAILGSSISGLLIQYYFTHADGSKDWHGIWLSFAIYALVILIAFSFAFKHKHNPEAIKETHH from the coding sequence ATGAGCAGTTCTCTAAACCTTAAGTATCGCCTTATAATAATGAGCTTTCTCCAGTTTTTTGTTTGGGGATCGTGGCTAATTACAGTAGCTAACTACTGGTTTCAAACTCAAAATTGGGAAGCTGATAAATTCGGGGCAATATTCTCGACTATGGGTATAGCTTCTCTTTTTATGCCTGCACTGGCAGGGATTATTGCTGATAAATGGATCGACAGCGAAAAACTATATAGTGCTTTACATCTTCTAAGTGGAATAAGCTTATTTTGGTTAGCAAGTGTAGATAATCCCGACACATTTTTTTATGTGATATTAGTAGCGATGATATTTTATATGCCAACCATTGCTTTATCAAACTCGGTAGCCTATTCGTCTCTGAAGAAATACGATATGGATGTTGTTTCCAACTTTCCGCCAATCAGGGTATTTGGAACAATCGGTTTCATTGCAGCCATGTGGATTGTAAATTTAACGGGAAATAAAAGCTCCGAAAATCAGTTCTATATTGCAGCAGTGGCCTCTATTATACTTGCATTGTATTCGCTTACCTTACCTAAATGTCCTCCGCTAGCCAGAGAAAAAGGAGATACTTCACTTTCTAAGGCATTCGGTTTTGAAGCATTTAAGCTATTCAAGAATAAGCAGATGGCTATATTCCTTATTTTCTCGATGTTTCTGGGAGCTGCACTACAACTGACCAACGCTTATGGTGATGTATTTTTAGATGATTTCAAAAAAATACCCGAATTTGCCAATTCACAGATAGTAAGATATTCAACAATTATAATGTCTATCTCTCAGATTTCCGAGACATTATTCATTCTAGCCATTCCTTTTTTCCTAAAACGATTCGGAATCAAAAATGTTATGCTCATAAGTATGGCTGCATGGGTTCTTCGCTTCGGACTTTTTGCGTATGGTGATCCAGGGGCTCATGTATGGATGATAATTCTTTCTTGCATTGTATATGGTATGGCTTTTGACTTTTTCAATATATCGGGTTCATTATATGTTGAAACGACAACCACGCCGGCTATACGATCTGCTGCTCAGGGATTATTTATGATGATGACAAACGGTATCGGAGCTATCTTAGGAAGCTCAATCAGTGGATTATTAATTCAGTATTATTTTACCCATGCCGATGGTTCTAAAGACTGGCACGGTATATGGCTTTCGTTTGCCATCTATGCACTCGTCATCTTAATTGCCTTCTCTTTTGCATTTAAGCATAAGCACAATCCCGAAGCTATAAAAGAAACTCATCATTAA
- the rsmI gene encoding 16S rRNA (cytidine(1402)-2'-O)-methyltransferase, with protein sequence MGKLYIIPTPVGNLEDMTFRAIRLLKEVDLILAEDTRTTGFLLKHFEIQNKMQSYHKFNEHKAITHIIDRLNAGENIALVSDAGTPGISDPGFLIGRECIKAGIDIECLPGATALIPALVSSGIPCDKFYFEGFLPQKKGRMTRFKELAEISTTIVLYESPHRVLKTLTQLAEYMGEERYAATCREISKLHEETLRGTLAELIVHFTTKAPRGEFVIIIAGKNE encoded by the coding sequence ATGGGTAAACTATATATTATACCAACACCTGTCGGCAATCTGGAGGATATGACTTTCAGGGCAATACGATTACTCAAAGAGGTAGACTTGATTCTGGCGGAAGATACGCGCACTACAGGTTTTCTCCTCAAGCACTTTGAGATACAAAACAAAATGCAGTCTTATCATAAGTTTAATGAGCATAAAGCAATTACTCATATTATTGATAGGCTCAATGCAGGAGAGAATATAGCATTGGTATCAGATGCAGGAACACCGGGCATTTCCGATCCTGGATTTCTTATTGGCAGGGAATGTATAAAAGCAGGGATTGATATAGAATGCCTTCCGGGAGCAACAGCGTTAATCCCTGCATTGGTTTCGTCAGGTATTCCATGCGATAAGTTTTACTTCGAAGGCTTTCTTCCTCAAAAAAAAGGGAGGATGACCCGCTTTAAAGAACTCGCCGAAATATCGACAACTATTGTTTTATACGAATCGCCTCACCGTGTATTAAAAACCCTTACACAGCTGGCTGAATACATGGGCGAAGAAAGATATGCTGCCACTTGTCGAGAAATATCTAAATTGCATGAGGAAACTTTACGCGGAACCTTGGCTGAGCTGATTGTACACTTCACAACAAAAGCTCCAAGAGGTGAATTTGTTATAATTATTGCAGGAAAAAATGAATAA
- a CDS encoding YjjG family noncanonical pyrimidine nucleotidase: MKYTTIFFDLDDTLIDTALNSKQVLEEVYTDYMINKYYPNFSDFFQKYQSINLHLWDQYEQNLISKEELKKGRFQQALRDFTSITTEQSLEMNNDFMGRVSNKKNIIEGVEGILEYLQPKYCLYIISNGFLEVQDKKIKNAGLDSYFKDVFLSDHVGKNKPHPLIFNYALKEANTTTKDCIMIGDNINTDIIGAKNLGIDQIWFNPKDITDTNSIAPTYTVKTLHDIKAIL, encoded by the coding sequence ATGAAATATACAACTATATTCTTTGATCTGGATGATACGCTTATCGACACAGCACTTAACAGCAAACAAGTACTAGAAGAGGTTTATACTGATTATATGATCAATAAGTACTATCCCAACTTTTCAGACTTCTTCCAAAAATATCAAAGCATAAATCTGCATTTATGGGATCAGTATGAACAGAACCTGATAAGTAAGGAAGAGTTGAAGAAAGGTCGATTTCAACAAGCTTTAAGGGATTTTACATCTATTACTACGGAACAGTCACTGGAAATGAATAATGATTTTATGGGGAGAGTTTCAAATAAAAAAAACATCATTGAAGGTGTCGAAGGTATATTGGAATATCTGCAACCGAAATACTGTCTTTATATAATTTCGAACGGCTTCTTAGAGGTACAAGATAAGAAGATAAAAAATGCAGGACTAGACTCCTACTTCAAAGATGTATTTTTATCAGATCATGTAGGTAAAAATAAGCCACATCCTTTAATATTCAACTACGCCTTAAAGGAGGCAAATACTACAACGAAAGATTGTATTATGATCGGGGATAATATTAATACGGATATTATCGGAGCTAAAAATTTAGGTATAGATCAAATATGGTTCAATCCTAAAGATATAACAGATACAAATAGCATAGCTCCCACATATACTGTAAAAACGTTACATGACATTAAGGCTATTTTATAA
- a CDS encoding aspartate dehydrogenase domain-containing protein yields the protein MKKLVIFGCGRLAEIVADAVVNGLLPEYDLVGVYSRTASKADRIVTKMKQHGKSCVASPTLEGLLALKPDYLVESASPAAMKELALPTLKNGTSIVTLSIGALADTLFYREVMKTAKASGTRIYIASGATGGFDVLRTATLMGNATARFFNEKGQSVLRRSAVYNPSLETEKRVVFSGTAREAIGVFPTGLNVSVAASLASVGPENMHVTMQSTPGFIGDTQRVEIKNDQVHAVVDVYSATPEIAGWSVVSTLINIVSPIVF from the coding sequence ATGAAAAAGTTAGTGATTTTCGGATGTGGACGATTGGCTGAAATTGTTGCCGATGCAGTTGTTAATGGCTTGTTGCCGGAGTATGATTTAGTTGGAGTGTATTCGCGTACTGCTTCAAAAGCTGATCGTATTGTGACTAAAATGAAACAGCATGGTAAATCTTGTGTGGCATCTCCAACATTAGAAGGCTTATTGGCATTGAAGCCGGATTATCTGGTCGAATCGGCATCTCCTGCTGCTATGAAAGAGCTGGCTTTACCAACTTTAAAGAATGGAACTTCGATTGTAACTTTATCTATTGGAGCATTAGCAGATACTCTTTTTTATCGAGAGGTAATGAAAACAGCAAAAGCAAGCGGTACACGCATATACATTGCATCCGGAGCTACGGGCGGTTTTGATGTTTTGAGAACTGCTACTTTAATGGGGAATGCAACGGCAAGGTTCTTCAATGAAAAAGGACAATCTGTATTAAGAAGATCAGCCGTATATAATCCGTCATTGGAAACAGAGAAACGCGTTGTCTTTTCGGGAACAGCTAGAGAGGCTATAGGTGTTTTTCCAACAGGTCTTAATGTTTCGGTTGCAGCTTCGTTAGCCTCTGTTGGTCCTGAAAATATGCATGTGACAATGCAATCTACCCCTGGTTTTATAGGAGATACTCAAAGGGTTGAAATAAAGAATGATCAGGTGCATGCTGTTGTAGATGTCTACAGTGCCACACCCGAGATTGCAGGTTGGTCTGTGGTTAGCACCCTTATCAATATTGTTTCACCTATTGTATTCTGA
- a CDS encoding MBL fold metallo-hydrolase, with protein sequence MRVRFLGTGTSTGVPEIGCQCEICKSKDKRDQRLRASVIVYTQDKSILIDCGPDFRQQMLEVEFLPIDGLLITHEHYDHVGGIDDLRPFCKFGDIEIYAESYVAKALKSRIPYCFIEHKYPGIPSIALNEISLEPFKVAGVDIIPIRLMHGMLPIMGYRIGNFAYLTDLKTIPDEEYHKLEGLDVLVINALRIREHISHQNLEQALEAIDRIAAKKTYLTHMSHQFGSHAEMEKILPENVFLSFDGLELDIP encoded by the coding sequence ATGCGTGTAAGATTTTTAGGGACAGGAACCTCAACTGGAGTACCCGAAATTGGCTGCCAGTGTGAAATTTGTAAATCAAAAGATAAACGAGATCAAAGGTTAAGAGCATCGGTCATAGTTTATACTCAAGACAAGTCTATATTGATAGATTGTGGTCCCGATTTTAGGCAGCAGATGTTAGAGGTTGAGTTTTTGCCTATTGATGGTCTTTTAATTACACATGAGCATTATGATCATGTAGGAGGTATTGATGATTTACGTCCGTTTTGTAAGTTTGGAGATATTGAGATTTATGCAGAGTCGTATGTTGCAAAAGCATTAAAATCGCGTATTCCATATTGTTTTATCGAACACAAATATCCGGGAATACCCAGTATTGCTTTAAATGAAATCAGCCTCGAGCCTTTTAAAGTTGCGGGTGTTGATATTATTCCGATTAGATTGATGCATGGAATGTTGCCCATAATGGGTTATCGTATTGGAAATTTTGCATACCTCACCGATCTAAAAACGATTCCTGATGAAGAATATCATAAACTTGAGGGGCTGGATGTTTTAGTTATAAATGCTCTTCGCATAAGAGAGCATATATCTCATCAAAACTTAGAACAAGCTTTAGAGGCGATTGATAGGATTGCAGCCAAGAAGACTTACCTTACTCATATGAGTCACCAGTTTGGCTCGCATGCCGAAATGGAGAAAATATTACCAGAGAATGTTTTCTTATCTTTTGATGGTTTAGAGTTAGATATTCCTTGA
- a CDS encoding SPOR domain-containing protein, with protein sequence MNKLLGFGLALSLLVAFGSCKPKQSAYKSVYEAAKERELEENKAPATPVTKQPTYPAYTDASNEKVRTEKITPVYDTDAAGLRAYSVVIASLSVKPNAEALKARMEQEGYKIILAQNEQGMYRVIIASYDDKGAAVHERNTIRDKYLASGSSDALRRTYGIPFDDLWILQRQY encoded by the coding sequence ATGAATAAACTACTGGGATTTGGATTAGCACTATCATTATTGGTAGCTTTTGGTTCTTGTAAACCAAAACAAAGTGCTTATAAATCTGTATATGAGGCAGCAAAAGAAAGAGAATTGGAAGAAAATAAAGCTCCAGCAACTCCGGTTACTAAACAACCTACTTATCCTGCTTACACAGATGCCTCAAACGAAAAAGTAAGAACAGAAAAAATTACACCAGTATATGATACTGATGCTGCAGGACTTAGAGCATATAGTGTTGTTATCGCATCATTAAGCGTAAAACCTAATGCAGAAGCTCTGAAAGCAAGAATGGAACAAGAAGGATACAAAATAATTCTGGCTCAAAACGAACAAGGAATGTATCGTGTAATTATTGCCAGTTACGATGATAAAGGAGCTGCAGTGCATGAAAGAAATACAATCCGTGACAAATATTTAGCTAGTGGTTCGAGCGATGCTCTTAGAAGAACATACGGTATACCTTTTGATGATCTTTGGATCTTACAAAGACAATACTAA